The following nucleotide sequence is from Methanobrevibacter thaueri.
CAAACCACAATGAACGCTCCGAGCGCAGGTATGCTCAAGCCTTTGTCCTGCAATTTTCCGATTCCCACACCAAATACTGCCGCTGCAAGACCTGCCAGACTTACAAGCCCAATTTGGAACGTGTTATAGTTAAATGGATCTGCGGACAGAAGAAATGTTAAGGAAGTCCAGAATATGTTGAAAATCAAACCGAATATCAGTCCTGAGTGCAGTAATATGTTCGGCAAGGACCTATGATTTTTAAAGGTGGTGAAAACACTTGCCAAAAGTTTCCCATATGATTTAAATTTGTTTTTTGCAGGAATTTCCGGCAATACATAAATCATTACCAAAACCATGACCAGATTCAAGGCGGCCGCTATTACATAAACTGATCTCCATCCCCAAAATCCTGCAATGATGCCACTTGCAAACCTTGAAAAGAGGATACCGGTTGTTATTCCGGATGATACAATTCCAACGATGTGGCCACGTTCATCCTCACGGCTCAAATCCCCTGCAAGAGGCAATATGATTTGACCGGAAATTGTTACAATCCCCATACTGAAGAGTGACAGTGACAATATGATAAATGAAGGAGATATGGCACATGAGACCAAAGCCAATACGGACAGAACCATTACAATAGCTATCATACGTTTTCTTCGAACAAAATCGCCCAAAGGCAAAATAAAGAGAATTCCCATCGCATAGCCTATTTGGGTTGCAGTAACCAGAAGTCCCCCATTTGCTGCGGGAAGACCGAAACCATCCATTATCTGGACAAGCAACGGCTGGGCCCAGTACAGATTACCTATTGCAAGACCGGAACATACAGCAAACAGTATCGCCAGGAATTTAGTCATGACTATCTCATTATCATTCATATTATCGCACAAATTAAAATTTTCTAATCAAATATTTAAAAAATAGGGTATTTAAAGATAAAGTGGCATCAATGACATCTAAAAAACTTAATATTAAAACATATATAACAATAAACATGACTTTAAATCCAAAAAAACTTGCATATTACGAAAAAAAGTATGAACGAAACCCCCTGGAAGACACTCTCAAATTCATGAGCAACAAATGGACACTGCATGTTTTAAGAGACCTATTTTTAGGAAAAAGCCATTTCAATGAATTTAAAGTCAACAGACCCTCACTGGACAACAAGGCACTGTCAAGATGCCTTAAGACAATGCAGGATAATGGCCTTATTTACAAGACAAATGAGGGCAATGATCCAAAAAATACCCAATATTTCCTAACCAAAAAGGGAAGGTCACTGAATAAGGTATTCTATGAACTGTTACTGTTTGCTCTTGAAACGGATGTCGACAACGAACATTATTCGGAATATGAAAAAAAAGAATTGAAAGAAATGTATAAGGAAATATTGGATTTAAAATGAAAAGAATGAATTTTTAAAAATCCATCTATTCCTGATTACTTAAAAGAACACCACCGACTCCAACATTGTCAAATTTCCTTTCGTTGAACAGCACATATATCATTTCTATCGGAAGGCCTGTGACTCTTGAAGCGGATTCGCTGAATTCTTTTGCTAAAAATTCTTTTTGCTCTTTTGTTAATTCTCCTATATCAAAACTTATAACAGGCATATTATCACCAATTGAAAATTAAATTTTTCTAAATAAAAAGTTAATGTGGCATGAAAGCCACTTAATTAATAACTATGCCTTCTTGAAAAAGCCAGTGCTATAACGAACAATTCGTATAAAACCTATAAAAAAAGTTCCGATACTTATCGATTTCAAGCACTGCA
It contains:
- a CDS encoding MFS transporter → MNDNEIVMTKFLAILFAVCSGLAIGNLYWAQPLLVQIMDGFGLPAANGGLLVTATQIGYAMGILFILPLGDFVRRKRMIAIVMVLSVLALVSCAISPSFIILSLSLFSMGIVTISGQIILPLAGDLSREDERGHIVGIVSSGITTGILFSRFASGIIAGFWGWRSVYVIAAALNLVMVLVMIYVLPEIPAKNKFKSYGKLLASVFTTFKNHRSLPNILLHSGLIFGLIFNIFWTSLTFLLSADPFNYNTFQIGLVSLAGLAAAVFGVGIGKLQDKGLSIPALGAFIVVCLVSMVCGFAFSDSIVAIVIVAAVLSVAVQGVSVLTQTRLFNLSQGERSRLNTVFVVNNFIFGAVGSALASLLWSLGGWSYVMMAASAVSVAALIVWLFSRSKFKYADESLDN
- a CDS encoding winged helix-turn-helix transcriptional regulator, producing the protein MTSKKLNIKTYITINMTLNPKKLAYYEKKYERNPLEDTLKFMSNKWTLHVLRDLFLGKSHFNEFKVNRPSLDNKALSRCLKTMQDNGLIYKTNEGNDPKNTQYFLTKKGRSLNKVFYELLLFALETDVDNEHYSEYEKKELKEMYKEILDLK
- the dmpI gene encoding 4-oxalocrotonate tautomerase DmpI, with the protein product MPVISFDIGELTKEQKEFLAKEFSESASRVTGLPIEMIYVLFNERKFDNVGVGGVLLSNQE